Proteins from a single region of Apostichopus japonicus isolate 1M-3 chromosome 21, ASM3797524v1, whole genome shotgun sequence:
- the LOC139963274 gene encoding NADPH oxidase 2-like isoform X2, giving the protein MNTWKLVQRSPTITFTLIWLGWNIYQVVKTIITYETAPRYHYIRQLTGPGVSVAKAGGAVLNLNSMLILLPICRNLISFFRGSCNTNQFCRRSVRRQLDKNITFHKCVAYMIATWTVIHVVAHMFNFRNLYYNRTDCENDYYGDRTDLSCKLSNIANLSEDTNNWINPILRENTKLPFGLDLILQGLTPIAGWSGAILTVVFIVMFSSATEFIRRSYFETFWVTHHLFTIYFAMLLVHGTGGIIRSQTADSLNVHDPEICQDSPQTWNMSGVEDACPYPKFVDGKPASWKWCIGPIALYIIERSIRFVRSFLKVTVSKVIKHPSNVIEVQMKKAGFKMQPGQYIFLKCPSISHVQWHPFTLTSAPEQDHFSVHIRLVGDWTKSLSKTMGADSDAAIDPANLPRVAVDGPFGTASVDIFKYQVAMCVGAGIGITPFASILRSIWLKSVNHLDNFKLRKVYFFWICPDTNAFEWFTELLESIENHFVEQGKADFLKYNIYLTRGWTNKQAKHLYLQEEQEIDAITGLRQKTNYGKPMWDSIFKHIAEENKGVSVGTFFCGPKALSAVLHENCNKHSKVLGEGARFFYNKENF; this is encoded by the exons CCAGGAGTGTCAGTTGCGAAGGCTGGGGGCGCTGTTCTTAACCTTAATTCCATGCTGATATTACTCCCTATATGTCGTAATCTCATCTCATTCTTCAGGGGATCTTGCAATACAAATCAG TTCTGTCGTCGCAGCGTCAGGCGACAGCTGGATAAGAACATAACGTTCCACAAGTGTGTTGCGTACATGATCGCGACATGGACAGTGATTCACGTGGTAGCCCACATGTTCAACTTCAGAAACCTCTATTACAACAGAACCGATTGTGAAAATGATTACTATGGAGACCGTACAGACCTATCGTGTAAGCTAAGCAACATAGCCAACCTGAGCGAGGATACTAACAACTGGATCAACCCTATTCTCAGAGAGAATACG AAGCTTCCGTTTGGGTTGGACCTTATTTTGCAGGGATTAACTCCAATTGCTGGATGGAGTGGTGCCATCCTCACTGTGGTGTTCATTGTGATGTTTTCATCGGCCACTGAGTTTATCAG ACGTTCTTACTTTGAGACCTTCTGGGTTACTCATCATCTGTTTACTATCTACTTTGCAATGCTTTTAGTTCATGGCACTGG CGGCATTATTCGTTCACAAACTGCCGATAGCTTAAATGTACATGATCCTGAAATCTGCCAAGACTCTCCACAGACTTGGAATATGTCGGGGGTGGAAGATGCTTGCCCTTACCCAAAGTTTGTAGATGGCAAGCCGGCG AGCTGGAAATGGTGTATCGGGCCGATCGCTCTCTACATCATAGAACGGTCGATCCGATTCGTCCGTAGCTTCCTCAAGGTCACCGTCTCCAAGGTCATCAAACATCCTTCTAACGTCATCGAGGTTCAGATGAAGAAAGCCGGGTTCAAAATGCAGCCCGGACAGTACATCTTCCTTAAATGTCCTTCTATCTCCCATGTACAATGGCACCCATTCACCTTGACTTCG GCTCCAGAGCAAGATCACTTCAGCGTTCACATTCGACTTGTCGGAGACTGGACCAAGAGTTTGTCTAAGACGATGGGAGCAGATAGTGATGCAGCCATTGATCCAGCTAATCTGCCAAG GGTTGCCGTGGATGGTCCCTTCGGCACAGCAAGTGTGGACATTTTTAAGTATCAGGTTGCTATGTGCGTCGGGGCTGGTATCGGGATTACACCATTTGCATCAATCCTCAGATCTATCTG GTTAAAGAGTGTCAACCATTTAGACAATTTCAAGTTGAGAAAGGTTTACTTCTTTTGGATTTGCCCGGATACTAATGCTTTTGAATGGTTCACAGAGCTTCTAGAAAGCATTGAAAATCATTTCGTAGAACAAGGAAAGGCAGATttcttaaaatataatatttacttaACCAGAGGATGGACCAATAAGCAG GCAAAACATTTATATCTTCAAGAAGAGCAAGAGATTGATGCCATAACAGGGCTGAGGCAGAAAACGAACTACGGGAAACCTATGTGGGACTCCATCTTCAAACACATCGCAgaagaaaacaaagg AGTCAGTGTGGGGACATTCTTCTGTGGACCCAAAGCATTATCAGCCGTCCTCCATGAAAATTGCAACAAACACTCAAAAGTACTTGGAGAAGGTGCCAGGTTCTTCTATAACAAAGAGAacttttaa
- the LOC139963274 gene encoding NADPH oxidase 2-like isoform X1 — MSVFDIFAWDLVEFSFIPLIWLGWNIYQVVKTIITYETAPRYHYIRQLTGPGVSVAKAGGAVLNLNSMLILLPICRNLISFFRGSCNTNQFCRRSVRRQLDKNITFHKCVAYMIATWTVIHVVAHMFNFRNLYYNRTDCENDYYGDRTDLSCKLSNIANLSEDTNNWINPILRENTKLPFGLDLILQGLTPIAGWSGAILTVVFIVMFSSATEFIRRSYFETFWVTHHLFTIYFAMLLVHGTGGIIRSQTADSLNVHDPEICQDSPQTWNMSGVEDACPYPKFVDGKPASWKWCIGPIALYIIERSIRFVRSFLKVTVSKVIKHPSNVIEVQMKKAGFKMQPGQYIFLKCPSISHVQWHPFTLTSAPEQDHFSVHIRLVGDWTKSLSKTMGADSDAAIDPANLPRVAVDGPFGTASVDIFKYQVAMCVGAGIGITPFASILRSIWLKSVNHLDNFKLRKVYFFWICPDTNAFEWFTELLESIENHFVEQGKADFLKYNIYLTRGWTNKQAKHLYLQEEQEIDAITGLRQKTNYGKPMWDSIFKHIAEENKGVSVGTFFCGPKALSAVLHENCNKHSKVLGEGARFFYNKENF; from the exons CCAGGAGTGTCAGTTGCGAAGGCTGGGGGCGCTGTTCTTAACCTTAATTCCATGCTGATATTACTCCCTATATGTCGTAATCTCATCTCATTCTTCAGGGGATCTTGCAATACAAATCAG TTCTGTCGTCGCAGCGTCAGGCGACAGCTGGATAAGAACATAACGTTCCACAAGTGTGTTGCGTACATGATCGCGACATGGACAGTGATTCACGTGGTAGCCCACATGTTCAACTTCAGAAACCTCTATTACAACAGAACCGATTGTGAAAATGATTACTATGGAGACCGTACAGACCTATCGTGTAAGCTAAGCAACATAGCCAACCTGAGCGAGGATACTAACAACTGGATCAACCCTATTCTCAGAGAGAATACG AAGCTTCCGTTTGGGTTGGACCTTATTTTGCAGGGATTAACTCCAATTGCTGGATGGAGTGGTGCCATCCTCACTGTGGTGTTCATTGTGATGTTTTCATCGGCCACTGAGTTTATCAG ACGTTCTTACTTTGAGACCTTCTGGGTTACTCATCATCTGTTTACTATCTACTTTGCAATGCTTTTAGTTCATGGCACTGG CGGCATTATTCGTTCACAAACTGCCGATAGCTTAAATGTACATGATCCTGAAATCTGCCAAGACTCTCCACAGACTTGGAATATGTCGGGGGTGGAAGATGCTTGCCCTTACCCAAAGTTTGTAGATGGCAAGCCGGCG AGCTGGAAATGGTGTATCGGGCCGATCGCTCTCTACATCATAGAACGGTCGATCCGATTCGTCCGTAGCTTCCTCAAGGTCACCGTCTCCAAGGTCATCAAACATCCTTCTAACGTCATCGAGGTTCAGATGAAGAAAGCCGGGTTCAAAATGCAGCCCGGACAGTACATCTTCCTTAAATGTCCTTCTATCTCCCATGTACAATGGCACCCATTCACCTTGACTTCG GCTCCAGAGCAAGATCACTTCAGCGTTCACATTCGACTTGTCGGAGACTGGACCAAGAGTTTGTCTAAGACGATGGGAGCAGATAGTGATGCAGCCATTGATCCAGCTAATCTGCCAAG GGTTGCCGTGGATGGTCCCTTCGGCACAGCAAGTGTGGACATTTTTAAGTATCAGGTTGCTATGTGCGTCGGGGCTGGTATCGGGATTACACCATTTGCATCAATCCTCAGATCTATCTG GTTAAAGAGTGTCAACCATTTAGACAATTTCAAGTTGAGAAAGGTTTACTTCTTTTGGATTTGCCCGGATACTAATGCTTTTGAATGGTTCACAGAGCTTCTAGAAAGCATTGAAAATCATTTCGTAGAACAAGGAAAGGCAGATttcttaaaatataatatttacttaACCAGAGGATGGACCAATAAGCAG GCAAAACATTTATATCTTCAAGAAGAGCAAGAGATTGATGCCATAACAGGGCTGAGGCAGAAAACGAACTACGGGAAACCTATGTGGGACTCCATCTTCAAACACATCGCAgaagaaaacaaagg AGTCAGTGTGGGGACATTCTTCTGTGGACCCAAAGCATTATCAGCCGTCCTCCATGAAAATTGCAACAAACACTCAAAAGTACTTGGAGAAGGTGCCAGGTTCTTCTATAACAAAGAGAacttttaa
- the LOC139963274 gene encoding NADPH oxidase 2-like isoform X3 has protein sequence MSDRIINEGLKWFIVLIWLGWNIYQVVKTIITYETAPRYHYIRQLTGPGVSVAKAGGAVLNLNSMLILLPICRNLISFFRGSCNTNQFCRRSVRRQLDKNITFHKCVAYMIATWTVIHVVAHMFNFRNLYYNRTDCENDYYGDRTDLSCKLSNIANLSEDTNNWINPILRENTKLPFGLDLILQGLTPIAGWSGAILTVVFIVMFSSATEFIRRSYFETFWVTHHLFTIYFAMLLVHGTGGIIRSQTADSLNVHDPEICQDSPQTWNMSGVEDACPYPKFVDGKPASWKWCIGPIALYIIERSIRFVRSFLKVTVSKVIKHPSNVIEVQMKKAGFKMQPGQYIFLKCPSISHVQWHPFTLTSAPEQDHFSVHIRLVGDWTKSLSKTMGADSDAAIDPANLPRVAVDGPFGTASVDIFKYQVAMCVGAGIGITPFASILRSIWLKSVNHLDNFKLRKVYFFWICPDTNAFEWFTELLESIENHFVEQGKADFLKYNIYLTRGWTNKQAKHLYLQEEQEIDAITGLRQKTNYGKPMWDSIFKHIAEENKGVSVGTFFCGPKALSAVLHENCNKHSKVLGEGARFFYNKENF, from the exons CCAGGAGTGTCAGTTGCGAAGGCTGGGGGCGCTGTTCTTAACCTTAATTCCATGCTGATATTACTCCCTATATGTCGTAATCTCATCTCATTCTTCAGGGGATCTTGCAATACAAATCAG TTCTGTCGTCGCAGCGTCAGGCGACAGCTGGATAAGAACATAACGTTCCACAAGTGTGTTGCGTACATGATCGCGACATGGACAGTGATTCACGTGGTAGCCCACATGTTCAACTTCAGAAACCTCTATTACAACAGAACCGATTGTGAAAATGATTACTATGGAGACCGTACAGACCTATCGTGTAAGCTAAGCAACATAGCCAACCTGAGCGAGGATACTAACAACTGGATCAACCCTATTCTCAGAGAGAATACG AAGCTTCCGTTTGGGTTGGACCTTATTTTGCAGGGATTAACTCCAATTGCTGGATGGAGTGGTGCCATCCTCACTGTGGTGTTCATTGTGATGTTTTCATCGGCCACTGAGTTTATCAG ACGTTCTTACTTTGAGACCTTCTGGGTTACTCATCATCTGTTTACTATCTACTTTGCAATGCTTTTAGTTCATGGCACTGG CGGCATTATTCGTTCACAAACTGCCGATAGCTTAAATGTACATGATCCTGAAATCTGCCAAGACTCTCCACAGACTTGGAATATGTCGGGGGTGGAAGATGCTTGCCCTTACCCAAAGTTTGTAGATGGCAAGCCGGCG AGCTGGAAATGGTGTATCGGGCCGATCGCTCTCTACATCATAGAACGGTCGATCCGATTCGTCCGTAGCTTCCTCAAGGTCACCGTCTCCAAGGTCATCAAACATCCTTCTAACGTCATCGAGGTTCAGATGAAGAAAGCCGGGTTCAAAATGCAGCCCGGACAGTACATCTTCCTTAAATGTCCTTCTATCTCCCATGTACAATGGCACCCATTCACCTTGACTTCG GCTCCAGAGCAAGATCACTTCAGCGTTCACATTCGACTTGTCGGAGACTGGACCAAGAGTTTGTCTAAGACGATGGGAGCAGATAGTGATGCAGCCATTGATCCAGCTAATCTGCCAAG GGTTGCCGTGGATGGTCCCTTCGGCACAGCAAGTGTGGACATTTTTAAGTATCAGGTTGCTATGTGCGTCGGGGCTGGTATCGGGATTACACCATTTGCATCAATCCTCAGATCTATCTG GTTAAAGAGTGTCAACCATTTAGACAATTTCAAGTTGAGAAAGGTTTACTTCTTTTGGATTTGCCCGGATACTAATGCTTTTGAATGGTTCACAGAGCTTCTAGAAAGCATTGAAAATCATTTCGTAGAACAAGGAAAGGCAGATttcttaaaatataatatttacttaACCAGAGGATGGACCAATAAGCAG GCAAAACATTTATATCTTCAAGAAGAGCAAGAGATTGATGCCATAACAGGGCTGAGGCAGAAAACGAACTACGGGAAACCTATGTGGGACTCCATCTTCAAACACATCGCAgaagaaaacaaagg AGTCAGTGTGGGGACATTCTTCTGTGGACCCAAAGCATTATCAGCCGTCCTCCATGAAAATTGCAACAAACACTCAAAAGTACTTGGAGAAGGTGCCAGGTTCTTCTATAACAAAGAGAacttttaa